The sequence below is a genomic window from Desulfobulbus oligotrophicus.
ATCCCCATTTCAAACAGCCCGATGTAGATGAGTGCAGGCCAGGCAGCCTGGGGTGGCCGGACAAATCCACCAAACAGGGGGCTGACCAGCAGCGTACAGACCAGTCCGGAACAAAAACCAAGGAAGAGCTTAAGAACCGGATCAACATCGTCTTTGGTATTGAGGAGCCAGAAAAAGGCCCAGATCACTGTTGAGCCGGCGGTCAGAAGCAACCCTGACCCGCTGAGTTCACCAAAGCCGATAAACTGTCCCCGAGTGGCGATTATGATCGCTCCGATAAAACTGACACCAATGGCAGCGAGTTGACGTTTTTTGAGTGATTGCCCCAGGATAGGAGCCGCCAGCAGTGTCAGGACCACGGGCCACCCGTAGTTGAGGGCCATGGCGACCTGACCGGGCAGTCGGGCATAGGCGGCAAAAAGAACCAGGTAGTAACAAAAGGGGTTGAGAATACCGAGTAAGAGAGCCCTCCATACGGCTGAAACCGGGACAACTGTCAGCCCGGCTGATCGGCCCCGGACAAGCAGAAGCAGCAGCAGAGAAAGAGTTGAGATTGCCGTTGCATACAGCAGCAGGGAAAACGGGTCCACATGGCGCAGACCGATCTTGAAGGCCGAAGCTGCGCCACCCCAGAAGAGGATGACCAGGCAGGTGAGAAGCGTGGCTGTTGCCCGCCGGCTCACAGCAGGGCGGAGTTTTTTACGTGTTGACAAAGAGTACCGCCAGGCCTGATCGGATGGACAGCTCAATCCACCGCACGTTCGCCCACATTCCCATACCGGTGAT
It includes:
- a CDS encoding DMT family transporter: MSTRKKLRPAVSRRATATLLTCLVILFWGGAASAFKIGLRHVDPFSLLLYATAISTLSLLLLLLVRGRSAGLTVVPVSAVWRALLLGILNPFCYYLVLFAAYARLPGQVAMALNYGWPVVLTLLAAPILGQSLKKRQLAAIGVSFIGAIIIATRGQFIGFGELSGSGLLLTAGSTVIWAFFWLLNTKDDVDPVLKLFLGFCSGLVCTLLVSPLFGGFVRPPQAAWPALIYIGLFEMGMTFVLWMTALKLSSSTARLSNLIYLTPFLSLLFLHLFIDEQIHPATFIGLFLIVVSLLYQEWTAHRTQ